A genomic segment from Colletotrichum higginsianum IMI 349063 chromosome 5, whole genome shotgun sequence encodes:
- a CDS encoding methyltransferase domain-containing protein yields the protein MSQHPEPATALTKGFTNHLRAREQERRRKTWTKCPICGDELRAESRDDVQQHYKDNHAAGQDSNPPPTAQNLSDQIDEVWKSIRSRPPPPRADQPPSSDPIPSVTPSSVDPGPSTPTPEPERQRTLNQQSSSKTPYRNNKDERMVAPKRSRARESNHHTARSTDNEFRREPTQQKGKLWTPTDDNPLTRRADAKRPGDASDSPRAPASVRSFEPRSSEPDNTEVMIKEPETRPISQEQLVAEVKGIYAGLVMVESKCIEVDNSQSSNKETNPKLNNEQWQALIALHRTLLHEHHDFFLASQHPSASPALRRLASKYAMPARMWRHGIHSFLELLRHWLPASLEHMLAFIYLAYSMMALLYETVPTFEDTWIECLGDLGRYRMAIEDDDLKDREVWTSVSRHWYSKASDKAPTTGRLYHHLAILARPNGLQQLFYYSKSLCVPVPFLSARESIMTLFDPHLNGSPTRLQEIDAAFVRAHGILFSGKNMDQLAPSVSEFIDHLDNHIARNTKRWLDSGYYIGIALSCAILEYGSESNSVMRAIKTGRIEDADVHMDDNETGAASQKQLDALDFASRTHNVVFRRFGDPNVSPYVHVTLSFLHHLSHFPIAMGYIEEKIPWKLISYTLNSLMAKCPSVDKIESEEFPRQDKEAPRPLPEDFAQRGLLWVDKYYPDDWFTTAKFDDDEKYFEVASMAQERRERCLWLGCRLASSGNWLTYDRATREFGVPARFEMDVGEIVSQQSEGGEEDGDVIIPDAPAAVTTPT from the exons ATGAGTCAACACCCGGAACCCGCCACAGCCCTCACCAAAGGCTTTACCAACCATCTTCGCGCGCGAGAGCAGGAGCGGCGGCGAAAGACGTGGACCAAATGTCCCATTTGTGGCGATGAGTTACGAGCAGAGTCACGGGACGACGTCCAGCAGCATTACAAGGACAACCACGCCGCTGGGCAAGATAGTAATCCGCCTCCGACCGCGCAGAATCTCTCTGATCAGATAGACGAGGTTTGGAAGTC GATTCGATCAcgtccaccgccgccacgagCCGACCAACCACCGTCATCCGATCCAATCCCATCGGTAACGCCGTCCAGCGTCGACCCTGGCCCCAGTACCCCGACCCCGGAGCCCGAAAGACAACGAACACTGAATCAACAGTCTTCTTCAAAGACACCTTATAGAAATAACAAAGACGAGAGGATGGTCGCCCCGAAGCGGAGCCGTGCGCGGGAGTCGAACCATCACACTGCGCGTTCTACCGATAACGAATTCCGAAGGGAGCCTACCCAGCAGAAGGGGAAGCTGTGGACCCCCACCGACGACAACCCGCTTACTCGACGTGCCGATGCGAAACGGCCCGGAGATGCCTCCGACTCCCCTCGGGCTCCGGCCTCGGTACGGTCCTTCGAACCCCGGTCCTCGGAGCCGGACAACACGGAAGTGATGATCAAGGAACCCGAGACACGACCTATCAGCCAAGAGCAGCTTGTCGCTGAAGTCAAGGGCATCTACGCAGGCCTTGTTATGGTCGAGTCCAAGTGTATCGAGGTGGATAACTCGCAAAGCTCAAACAAAGAAACCAACCCCAAACTCAACAACGAACAATGGCAGGCATTAATCGCTTTACATCGGACTCTTCTTCATGAACATCATGATTTTTTCCTGGCATCACAGCATCCATCTGCGAGCCCAGCCCTGCGGCGTTTGGCAAGCAAGTATGCAATGCCGGCCAGGATGTGGCGTCATGGAATACACTCGTTTTTAGAACTGCTTCGACACTGGTTGCCAGCATCTCTTGAACATATGCTTGCGTTCATATATCTGGCTTACTCCATGATGGCACTGCTCTATGAAACTGTCCCTACCTTTGAGGATACTTGGATTGAGTGTCTGGGTGATCTTGGACGCTACAG GATGGCGATAGAAGATGACGATCTAAAAGATCGCGAGGTCTGGACATCCGTGAGCCGTCACTGGTACTCCAAGGCGAGTGATAAAGCTCCTACTACTGGTCGGCTGTACCATCATCTTGCGATTCTTGCGCGCCCGAACGGCCTGCAGCAGCTGTTTTACTACTCAAAGTCGCTTTGCGTGCCTGTGCCGTTTCTCTCAGCACGGGAGTCCATCATGACACTCTTCGACCCGCATTTGAATGGCTCTCCAACGAGATTGCAAGAGATTGACGCCGCTTTCGTCCGCGCTCACGGCATTCTGTTCTCCGGGAAGAACATGGATCAGTTGGCGCCGTCTGTGAGCGAGTTTATCGATCACTTGGACAACCACATTGCACGCAACACGAAGCGGTGGCTGGATAGCGGCTACTacatcggcatcgccctTTCGTGCGCCATTCTCGAGTACGGCAGCGAGTCGAACTCTGTGATGAGAGCCATCAAGACGGGTCGTATAGAGGACGCTGATGTCCACATGGACGACAACGAGACTGGCGCTGCAAGCCAAAAgcagctcgacgccctcgacttCGCCTCGCGAACCCACAATGTTGTCTTCCGCCGTTTTGGCGACCCAAACGTTAGCCCCTACGTGCATGTCACCCTCTCCTTCCTCCACCACCTGTCACACTTCCCGATTGCAATGGGGTACATTGAAGAGAAGATTCCATGGAAGCTTATATCATATACGTTGAACTCACTCATGGCGAAGTGTCCGTCTGTAGACAAGATCGAATCGGAGGAGTTTCCGAGACAGGACAAGGAAGCTCCTCGTCCCTTGCCCGAGGATTTTGCGCAGCGGGGGTTGTTGTGGGTTGATAAGTACTACCCGGACGACTGGTTTACGACGGCCAagttcgacgacgacgagaagtACTTTGAAGTCGCCTCGATGGCCCAAGAGCGCCGCGAGCGGTGCCTTTGGTTGGGTTGTCGACTCGCCTCGTCTGGGAACTGGCTGACATACGACCGGGCCACGAGGGAATTCGGTGTGCCGGCGCGATTCGAGATGGATGTAGGCGAGATTGTCTCGCAGCAGagcgagggaggggaagaggatGGCGATGTGATCATTCCAGATGCGCCTGCTGCCGTTACCACTCCTACTTGA